One window from the genome of Salvia miltiorrhiza cultivar Shanhuang (shh) chromosome 7, IMPLAD_Smil_shh, whole genome shotgun sequence encodes:
- the LOC130992463 gene encoding protein JINGUBANG-like, which produces METASSLEDGPPNPSFDMRARTLKFPRSASSKEPPRSDPAAANLPPRLSATTAASLSLPLHHSQPSTPRLSVAASKLDADAASYRCVSSVLKKDGQILCIAAASGLVYTGSQANAVRVWKMPEFTECGHLKTKACMVVALQVSNDRVYAAYADCKIRVWRRTWEGVVKHVRIATVPMPGSFLRGYIAGHDKTSRHLGPISSLAINTSDDILYSASLDKTVKVWRISDFKCIETIQAHLEPINAIALADDGVLYTASDDATVRVWRRNFCSGARPHSLTVTLPTKHSPVKALALTPDGGVLYGGCTDGYVHYWLKGWFSGQLQYGGALPGHTHAVMCLASVGAYLITGSADSSCRVWVREAADGFHSCVAVLQGHRGPVRCVAAFPDRLSDEAGEDGCTVCTGSLDGVLKLWRVRNTATPIHDSSPSNAPDYFQLT; this is translated from the exons ATGGAGACGGCTTCATCCCTAGAGGATGGCCCGCCCAATCCATCCTTCGACATGAGAGCCCGCACCCTCAAATTCCCGCGAAGCGCCTCCTCCAAAGAGCCGCCGCGATCCGACCCCGCCGCCGCCAACCTCCCTCCCCGCCTGagcgccaccaccgccgcctccctctccCTCCCCCTCCACCACTCCCAGCCATCCACCCCGCGCCTCTCCGTCGCCGCCTCAAAGCTCGACGCCGACGCCGCCTCCTACCGCTGCGTCTCCTCCGTCCTCAAAAAGGACGGCCAGATCCTCTGCATCGCCGCCGCCAGCGGCCTCGTCTACACCGGCTCGCAGGCCAACGCCGTGCGCGTCTGGAAGATGCCGGAGTTCACCGAGTGCGGCCACCTCAAGACCAAGGCCTGCATGGTGGTGGCGCTGCAGGTCTCTAACGATAGGGTTTACGCCGCCTACGCCGATtgcaaaattagggtttggcgCCGCACGTGGGAGGGGGTCGTCAAGCACGTGCGGATAGCCACCGTCCCCATGCCCGGGAGTTTTCTCCGGGGATATATTGCCGGCCATGATAAGAcg TCGAGGCATCTAGGCCCAATTTCATCGCTGGCAATCAACACCTCCGACGACATTCTGTACTCGGCGTCTCTCGACAAAACTGTAAAAGTGTGGAGAATCTCCGACTTCAAATGCATCGAGACGATCCAGGCCCACCTGGAGCCCATCAACGCCATCGCCCTTGCCGACGACGGCGTGCTCTACACGGCCTCCGACGACGCCACCGTGAGGGTGTGGCGCCGCAACTTCTGCAGCGGGGCCCGCCCCCACTCGCTCACGGTCACGCTGCCGACGAAGCACTCCCCCGTCAAGGCCCTGGCCCTCACCCCCGACGGGGGTGTGCTCTACGGCGGCTGCACCGACGGCTACGTGCACTACTGGCTCAAGGGCTGGTTCTCGGGCCAGCTGCAGTACGGCGGGGCACTGCCGGGCCACACGCACGCCGTCATGTGCTTGGCCAGCGTCGGCGCCTACCTCATCACCGGCTCCGCCGACTCCTCCTGCCGGGTCTGGGTTAGGGAGGCTGCCGACGGCTTCCACTCGTGCGTCGCCGTGCTGCAGGGCCACCGTGGGCCCGTTAGATGCGTCGCCGCCTTCCCCGACCGTCTCTCCGATGAGGCGGGGGAGGACGGATGCACCGTGTGCACGGGGAGCCTTGACGGCGTGCTCAAGCTGTGGCGGGTCAGGAATACTGCCACTCCGATTCATGATTCTTCGCCGTCAAATGCTCCTGATTATTTTCAACTCACTTAA
- the LOC130992466 gene encoding auxin-responsive protein IAA27-like isoform X2, with product MSIPQEHDYIGLSEPLPSEKSSDKMAAAPSPSSNDERNSVFNLKETELRLGLPGSEAPERKGGIGIGVSLFGKDLKDESKCVKSFVSGAKRGFSDAINGAGKWGLSINGESGADLMKNGGLNCSNESSVKQEIPSVKPVAESKSEAANTAPASKAQVVGWPPIPSFRKSTLATNIPKKDDVGGKSGSGCLYVKVSMDGAPYLRKIDLKTYCSYAEISSALEKMFSCFTIGQCGQGLAAKEHLSESHLMDLLHGSEYVLTYEDKDGDWMLVGDVPWEMFTDSCRRLRIMKGSDAIGLAPRTMQKCKTQN from the exons ATGTCTATACCTCAAGAGCATGACTACATAGGGCTGTCGGAGCCCCTGCCCTCGGAGAAAAGCTCTGATAAAAtggcggcggcgccgtctcCTTCCTCGAATGACGAGAGAAATAGTGTTTTCAATCTTAAGGAGACCGAGCTCCGGCTGGGATTGCCGGGGTCGGAGGCGCCGGAGAGGAAGGGCGGAATTGGAATTGGGGTTTCTCTCTTTGGGAAAGATTTGAAGGATGAGAGCAAGTGCGTGAAAAGTTTCGTTTCGGGGGCGAAGAGGGGGTTCTCTGATGCTATAAATGGTGCTGGAAAATGGGGATTGTCCATTAATGGCGAATCTGGGGCTGATTTGATGAAAAACGGCGGCCTCAACTGTTCGAATGAGAGCTCCGTGAAGCAGGAGATTCCTTCTGTGAAGCCTGTTGCGGAGAGTAAGAGTGAAGCTGCCAACACTGCCCCTGCTTCAAA GGCACAAGTAGTAGGATGGCCACCAATTCCATCTTTTCGAAAGAGCACCCTTGCCACAAATATACCCAAGAAGGATGATGTTGGTGGGAAGTCGGGGTCGGGCTGCCTATACGTTAAGGTCAGCATGGATGGTGCTCCATACTTGAGGAAGATCGATCTCAAAACTTACTGCAGCTATGCAGAGATTTCGTCTGCTCTAGAGAAGATGTTTAGCTGTTTCACCATAG GACAATGTGGGCAGGGGCTAGCAGCGAAAGAGCATCTTAGCGAGAGCCACTTGATGGATCTCCTCCACGGCTCTGAATACGTGCTGACGTATGAAGATAAGGATGGTGATTGGATGCTTGTTGGTGATGTTCCGTGGGA GATGTTCACGGATTCATGCAGGAGGCTGAGGATCATGAAAGGCTCCGATGCAATTGGGTTAG CTCCAAGAACCATGCAGAAGTGCAAGACTCAAAATTAG
- the LOC130992465 gene encoding uncharacterized protein LOC130992465 yields MTTANKMLERALSIRRSPHATDDAAFFDDGAGDESKTRKHISIAMRATNFLTRTGYLWPVLAIGLLIVIILSVIINSRDLVCISASTSDHISRLRFFGFDALESDFGSLGVPWCRSKHGKDVEWTSKDLLLGLEEFIPIYETRPIKNNMYGMGFDHSFGLWFVTRWLKPDLMIESGAFKGHSTWVLRQALPDIPIVSISPRHPEKYLKKGPAYVDGNCTYFAGKDFVDFGSMDWGKVMRKYGIKDRSRVLVFFDDHQNELKRLKQALKAGFKHLIFEDNYDTGTGDHYSLRQICDQFYIRGGGHSCFKDSDEARIRFRRRKFWEKAVDIDELCGPGEAWWGVRGQMRDDFNHSHKAITYGEHFQNSRFVESVLDVYWELPPVAGPSLTHQTRYDPARTATPIVEDGRYSLFRKLGLSQLDPSVFNGYTQMVYLQVSKSET; encoded by the exons ATGACAACGGCGAACAAAATGCTCGAGAGAGCCCTCTCTATACGGCGGTCACCACACGCCACGGACGACGCTGCGTTCTTTGACGACGGCGCCGGCGACGAGTCCAAGACCCGCAAGCACATATCAATTGCGATGCGGGCCACCAATTTCCTGACCCGAACCGGATATCTTTGGCCCGTTCTCGCCATCGGCCTGCTAATCGTCATTATCCTCTCCGTCATCATCAATTCGCGCGATTTGGTCTGCATCTCGGCTTCCACCTCCGATCACATCTCGCGGTTGAGGTTTTTCGGGTTTGATGCTCTCGAGTCGGATTTCGGATCCCTAGGTGTTCCTTGGT GCAGATCGAAACATGGAAAAGATGTAGAATGGACGTCCAAGGATTTGCTGCTTGGTCTTGAAGAGTTCATACCAATATATGAAACCCGGCCCATTAAAAACAACATGTATGGAATGGGTTTCGACCACAGTTTCGGGCTATGGTTTGTCACGAGATGGTTGAAGCCAGACTTAATGATTGAGAGTGGTGCTTTTAAAGGGCATTCGACTTGGGTTTTGAGGCAAGCTTTGCCAGATATACCTATTGTGTCAATTTCACCTCGTCATCCTGAGAAGTACCTTAAGAAGGGACCTGCTTATGTTGATGGAAATTGCACATATTTTGCTGGAAAAGACTTTGTAGATTTTGGAAGCATGGATTGGGGAAAAGTGATGAGGAAATATGGGATCAAAGACCGTAGTCGGGTTCTTGTCTTCTTTGATGACCACCAAAATGAACTGAAGAG ATTAAAGCAAGCATTGAAAGCTGGTTTCAAGCATCTAATTTTTGAAGACAACTATGATACTGGAACGGGAGATCATTACTCGCTCAGACAAATATGTGATCAATTCTATATAAGAG GTGGGGGGCATAGCTGCTTTAAAGATAGTGATGAAGCTAGAATAAGATTTCGGAGGAGGAAATTCTGGGAGAAAGCAGTTGACATAGACGAGCTATGTGGGCCAGGAGAGGCGTGGTGGGGTGTGAGAGGGCAGATGCGCGACGATTTCAACCACAGTCACAAGGCAATTACATATGGTGAACATTTTCAAAATAGCAGATTTGTGGAGTCGGTTCTGGATGTTTACTGGGAGCTACCCCCAGTCGCTGGCCCTTCACTTACACATCAGACAAGATACGATCCAGCACGTACTGCCACCCCTATTGTAGAAGATGGTAGATACAGTTTGTTCCGGAAGCTTGGCTTATCGCAGCTCGATCCTTCTGTATTTAATGGATACACACAAATGGTATATCTTCAGGTATCTAAATCTGAAACATAA
- the LOC130992466 gene encoding auxin-responsive protein IAA27-like isoform X1 has protein sequence MSIPQEHDYIGLSEPLPSEKSSDKMAAAPSPSSNDERNSVFNLKETELRLGLPGSEAPERKGGIGIGVSLFGKDLKDESKCVKSFVSGAKRGFSDAINGAGKWGLSINGESGADLMKNGGLNCSNESSVKQEIPSVKPVAESKSEAANTAPASKAQVVGWPPIPSFRKSTLATNIPKKDDVGGKSGSGCLYVKVSMDGAPYLRKIDLKTYCSYAEISSALEKMFSCFTIGQCGQGLAAKEHLSESHLMDLLHGSEYVLTYEDKDGDWMLVGDVPWEMFTDSCRRLRIMKGSDAIGLGMADDFLKRVKASSYRIEICIY, from the exons ATGTCTATACCTCAAGAGCATGACTACATAGGGCTGTCGGAGCCCCTGCCCTCGGAGAAAAGCTCTGATAAAAtggcggcggcgccgtctcCTTCCTCGAATGACGAGAGAAATAGTGTTTTCAATCTTAAGGAGACCGAGCTCCGGCTGGGATTGCCGGGGTCGGAGGCGCCGGAGAGGAAGGGCGGAATTGGAATTGGGGTTTCTCTCTTTGGGAAAGATTTGAAGGATGAGAGCAAGTGCGTGAAAAGTTTCGTTTCGGGGGCGAAGAGGGGGTTCTCTGATGCTATAAATGGTGCTGGAAAATGGGGATTGTCCATTAATGGCGAATCTGGGGCTGATTTGATGAAAAACGGCGGCCTCAACTGTTCGAATGAGAGCTCCGTGAAGCAGGAGATTCCTTCTGTGAAGCCTGTTGCGGAGAGTAAGAGTGAAGCTGCCAACACTGCCCCTGCTTCAAA GGCACAAGTAGTAGGATGGCCACCAATTCCATCTTTTCGAAAGAGCACCCTTGCCACAAATATACCCAAGAAGGATGATGTTGGTGGGAAGTCGGGGTCGGGCTGCCTATACGTTAAGGTCAGCATGGATGGTGCTCCATACTTGAGGAAGATCGATCTCAAAACTTACTGCAGCTATGCAGAGATTTCGTCTGCTCTAGAGAAGATGTTTAGCTGTTTCACCATAG GACAATGTGGGCAGGGGCTAGCAGCGAAAGAGCATCTTAGCGAGAGCCACTTGATGGATCTCCTCCACGGCTCTGAATACGTGCTGACGTATGAAGATAAGGATGGTGATTGGATGCTTGTTGGTGATGTTCCGTGGGA GATGTTCACGGATTCATGCAGGAGGCTGAGGATCATGAAAGGCTCCGATGCAATTGGGTTAGGTATGGCCGATGACTTTCTCAAACGTGTGAAAGCATCATCTTACAGAATTGAAATATGCATATATTGA